A stretch of the Uranotaenia lowii strain MFRU-FL chromosome 3, ASM2978415v1, whole genome shotgun sequence genome encodes the following:
- the LOC129752385 gene encoding uncharacterized protein K02A2.6-like, with protein MPRPGKYVRLNSHNEESDCSGVESDASCHPSPQSSFDDLDSSYSNGYTNNFGTSRRESTGEGCLTKPNQSSEARAKKGFQTRNDVTPSNTEMVTLESSIPDREKGINQVVNSPPQNDPIEKFGNWLSEALAAFQKGQMPPAFTNNSQNECVRQSSSSPLGRVQNIPEETSSVASKVSNSIRWDHVRRFPDNVPANRMWESWCRFYQNFEMAASLGNANSPKQRAQLLYISLSEQLQGIVNAFYLMPNLADPSCYDEFVKNIERHLLSMTDTSAEHDSFQSMRQGIDESVVTFHSRLVEKVRLCGYSIEDQQKFVRTQLLKGITNREVAKFARISGSDVNFIVQSATREEAANLDAGPSNSAFAIDRRNNPPSRQPLKRSRRYQEGSRNSAPRNFSRYNETSEPSQRSRCSNCNNVNHRFGVCPAFGAICKRCGKKNHYARCCPDRRPSTIKSIEKPYEVPEKKESEQNVYTLSLNDVLVECSLGCSGPVEFLIDSGADVNIIAGKDWVRLKNEMDLNRAELQMIDHSRFSEIKAYATEVPLALECAFSAMVDVIGHRKPKIRANFLVVQEGRRSILGRASASDLRLLEVGTMVNNCESQPKLESFPKIPGVKISFSIDRNVPPVRNAYYNVPAALRDGARKRLAEMESRGIIEKVLKAPKWISGMSAVPKGKNDFRLVVNMRAPNKAINREYFRLPLLDEMKVKLHGSKFFSKLDLSNAFYHLELDDESRELTTFLSEGGMYRFTRLMFGVNCAPEVFQKEMTRILEAIPNVIVYIDDILIFGTTLPDLRSTVDRVLEVLDKNNLTLNHEKCEFDKSEIKFLGHLLNENGFHIDNDKVKSIREFREPASASELRSFLGLASFLSPHIKNFSEISHDLWAVATTKTWSWGPIQIKAFNEVKDSIIKCTTTLGYFSNSDHTILYTDASPNALGAVLVQEDANKVARVISFASKALTETEKRYPQNQREALGAVWGVERFSFFLFGRHFTLRTDAQGVAFVLNRSRENSKRALTRADGWALRLSPYSYKIEYIRGRENIADPSSRLYNGKDGPFEEDISPWEVASISFNTSGFLTESQIRDATSSDEILRKVLVSLDTENWPPELRSYEAIADDLSVQNGIIIKRGCAVIPKSLQNLTLNVAHKGHPMASKMRSILRERVWWPGITSDVEKWVQTCQLCATCGRPEKPTPMKRLFTPKNVWQTIALDFNGPYANIGGISILVCVDYRSRYLIARPVKSTSFDHTKKVLDDIFNKEGFPENIKTDNGPPFNGQEYKDYCTERGINLIYSTPYYPQQNGLVEGYMKIINKAMAAAFSNGTDYMDELQAAVQAHNSAKHTVTQVPPEEVLMRRKIRRRLPLMRPGKARFRDKAIDKRDRNEKLKGKALADSRRSARKCRVKVGDIVILERPIKAKGETRFHPNKFTVIEEHNGNLILEDKDGTTVRRHVSQTRRVHEWKAFEHKLPGTEYQESESSDQVPEIPNYNPQITREL; from the exons ATGCCGAGACCAGGGAAATACGTGCGCCTTAACTCTCATAATGAAGAATCCGACTGTAGTGGTGTTGAATCTGATGCATCGTGCCATCCGAGCCCACAATCTAGCTTCGATGATTTGGACTCCTCGTATAGCAATGGGTACACGAACAACTTTGGAACATCGCGCCGGGAATCCACTGGTGAAGGATGCTTAACGAAGCCCAATCAATCGTCTGAAGCACGAGCTAAGAAGGGGTTCCAAACACGGAATGATGTTACACCAAGTAACACCGAAATGGTCACATTAGAAAGCAGTATCCCAGATCGCGAGAAAGGCATTAATCAGGTCGTTAATAGTCCACCACAGAACGATCCAATCGAGAAATTTGGAAATTGGCTTTCCGAAGCACTAGCCGCTTTCCAGAAAGGTCAGATGCCTCCAGCTTTTACCAACAACTCGCAAAATGAATGCGTTCGTCAGAGTTCGTCATCTCCTCTTGGTCGAGTTCAAAATATTCCCGAGGAAACATCGTCAGTTGCCTCCAAGGTGTCAAACAGCATTCGCTGGGACCATGTAAGACGTTTCCCAGATAACGTGCCCGCGAATAGGATGTGGGAATCATGGTGTAGATTTTACCAGAATTTTGAAATGGCAGCCTCCCTTGGAAATGCGAATTCACCAAAACAAAGAGCACAACTCTTATACATCTCGCTCAGCGAGCAACTCCAAGGGATAGTAAATGCCTTTTATTTAATGCCAAATTTAGCCGATCCTTCATGCTACGATGAATTCGTCAAGAATATCGAGAGGCATCTTCTGTCCATGACGGATACTTCAGCGGAACACGATAGCTTCCAATCTATGAGACAGGGAATAGATGAATCGGTTGTAACTTTCCATTCCAGGTTAGTTGAAAAGGTTCGTCTTTGCGGATACAGCATCGAAGACcagcaaaagtttgttcggaCACAGCTTCTAAAAGGGATCACAAATCGCGAAGTCGCGAAATTTGCCAGAATCAGCGGTTCTGATGTAAATTTCATCGTCCAGTCGGCAACCCGCGAGGAAGCGGCTAATCTAGATGCGGGTCCGTCCAACAGTGCGTTTGCAATCGATCGTAGGAACAATCCACCCAGTCGTCAGCCTTTGAAACGAAGCCGTCGCTATCAAGAAGGGTCCAGAAATTCTGCTCCTAGGAATTTTTCTCGGTATAATGAAACATCGGAGCCTAGTCAACGATCGCGTTGCTCCAATTGCAATAATGTGAACCATCGTTTTGGCGTTTGTCCTGCTTTCGGTGCGATTTGTAAACGGTGTGGCAAGAAAAATCATTACGCCCGGTGCTGCCCAGACAGAAGACCAAGCACAATCAAATCAATCGAGAAGCCGTATGAAGtacctgaaaaaaaagaaagcgaACAG AATGTCTACACCCTATCGCTCAACGATGTGTTAGTTGAGTGTAGTCTGGGGTGCTCTGGACCTGTTGAATTTCTGATCGATTCGGGGGCCGACGTGAATATCATTGCGGGAAAAGATTGGGTTCGCCTTAAAAACGAAATGGATCTGAATCGAGCGGAATTGCAAATGATAGATCATTCACGATTCAGTGAAATTAAAGCATATGCAACCGAGGTACCTTTAGCACTAGAGTGCGCCTTTTCAGCGATGGTTGACGTCATTGGGCACCGTAAACCTAAAATCAGAGCAAATTTCTTAGTGGTACAGGAGGGTCGTCGTTCAATCCTTGGACGAGCGTCAGCCAGCGATCTTAGGCTATTAGAAGTGGGTACAATGGTGAACAACTGCGAATCTCAGCCTAAGTTAGAGAGCTTTCCGAAAATACCAGGTGTTAAAATAAGCTTCAGCATCGATCGAAACGTGCCCCCTGTAAGGAATGCATATTACAACGTTCCCGCTGCACTTCGAGATGGCGCTAGGAAAAGGCTTGCTGAAATGGAATCCAGAGGAATCATCGAGAAAGTATTGAAGGCCCCTAAGTGGATAAGCGGCATGTCAGCAGTGCCCAAGGGAAAAAACGATTTTCGCCTTGTGGTAAACATGCGCGCCCCCAACAAGGCAATCAATAGAGAATACTTCCGTCTTCCATTGCTGGATGAGATGAAAGTAAAACTTCATGGAAGCAAATTCTTTTCTAAGTTAGATCTAAGCAATGCATTTTATCACCTCGAATTGGACGACGAGTCAAGGGAACTGACAACCTTTCTGTCCGAAGGAGGGATGTATAGATTTACGCGCTTAATGTTTGGGGTCAACTGCGCACCCGAGGTATTCCAAAAGGAAATGACCCGTATTTTGGAAGCAATACCGAATGTCATCGTCTACATAGACGACATATTAATTTTTGGAACTACACTGCCAGACCTGCGCTCGACAGTAGACAGAGTATTGGAAGTCTTAGATAAGAATAACCTCACCCTCAACCACGAAAAATGCGAATTCGataaatctgaaataaaattcTTGGGTCATCTGCTAAACGAAAACGGATTCCACATCGACAATGACAAAGTAAAAAGCATTCGAGAATTTCGGGAACCAGCCAGCGCGTCCGAATTACGCAGCTTTCTTGGATTGGCATCATTTTTAAGCCCacatattaaaaatttctcGGAAATATCCCACGATTTATGGGCTGTCGCGACCACCAAAACTTGGAGCTGGGGTCCTATTCAAATTAAAGCTTTCAATGAAGTTAAAGACTCCATAATAAAATGCACGACCACCTTGGGTTATTTCTCCAATTCTGATCACACTATTCTGTACACAGACGCATCACCCAATGCGCTAGGCGCGGTGCTAGTGCAAGAAGATGCGAACAAAGTTGCAAGGGTTATCAGTTTCGCATCAAAAGCATTAACGGAAACCGAAAAAAGGTATCCCCAGAATCAGCGCGAAGCCCTAGGTGCTGTTTGGGGAGTCGAGCGGTTCTCCTTCTTCCTTTTTGGACGTCACTTCACGCTTCGTACCGATGCACAAGGAGTGGCTTTCGTACTCAATCGTTCGcgagaaaattcaaaaagagcGCTAACCCGAGCAGACGGTTGGGCATTGCGCTTGAGCCCCTATAGCTACAAGATCGAGTACATTAGAGGTCGCGAAAACATAGCGGATCCATCCTCGCGGTTGTATAATGGTAAAGACGGCCCTTTCGAAGAGGATATAAGTCCATGGGAAGTAGCATCGATTAGCTTCAATACGTCCGGATTTTTGACAGAAAGTCAAATCCGAGATGCCACTTCTTCTGACGAAATTCTACGAAAAGTTCTTGTATCTCTTGATACCGAAAATTGGCCTCCCGAGTTGCGTAGCTACGAAGCGATCGCAGATGATTTGTCGGTGCAAAACGGAATAATTATTAAACGTGGTTGTGCTGTCATCCCGAAGTCATTACAAAACCTCACATTGAATGTTGCCCACAAAGGCCATCCCATGGCCTCAAAAATGCGAAGCATCTTAAGAGAGAGAGTATGGTGGCCAGGGATTACGTCAGACGTTGAAAAATGGGTACAGACATGCCAGTTGTGCGCCACATGCGGAAGGCCAGAGAAACCAACACCAATGAAGCGATTGTTTACGCCGAAAAATGTATGGCAAACAATCGCTCTTGATTTTAACGGCCCTTATGCCAACATCGGAGGAATTTCCATACTGGTCTGTGTCGATTATCGTTCGAGGTATTTGATTGCTCGTCCAGTCAAATCGACTAGTTTTGACCACACGAAAAAGGTCCTAGACGATATTTTCAACAAAGAAGGTTTCCCCGAGAATATAAAAACTGACAACGGACCTCCATTCAATGGGCAGGAGTATAAAGATTACTGCACCGAGCGCGGCATCAACCTTATTTATTCCACGCCATACTACCCACAACAAAACGGTTTGGTAGAAGGGTACATGAAGATAATAAACAAGGCCATGGCAGCAGCGTTCAGCAATGGAACAGATTACATGGATGAGCTTCAAGCGGCTGTCCAAGCTCATAACTCTGCAAAGCACACAGTAACTCAAGTACCCCCGGAAGAAGTGCTGATGCGGAGGAAGATAAGACGTCGATTACCACTCATGCGACCTGGAAAAGCCAGGTTTAGAGACAAAGCTATTGATAAGAGAGATCGAAACGAAAAACTAAAGGGAAAAGCATTAGCAGATTCCCGGAGAAGCGCCAGAAAATGTCGAGTTAAAGTAGGAGATATAGTCATTTTAGAAAGACCCATAAAAGCCAAAGGTGAGACTAGATTCCATCCTAATAAGTTTACCGTCATAGAAGAGCACAATGGCAATCTGATACTGGAAGACAAAGATGGAACAACCGTGCGGCGACACGTGTCTCAAACGCGGCGCGTTCATGAATGGAAAGCGTTCGAACATAAGTTGCCTGGTACGGAATACCAGGAATCAGAAAGCTCAGATCAAGTTCCGGAGATACCCAATTATAATCCACAAATTACGAGAGAGCTGTAG